Proteins found in one Paenibacillus sp. FSL R10-2782 genomic segment:
- a CDS encoding sensor histidine kinase, whose translation MIIMRNDDQRRWKRIRAWSDQRMQRLRLRNMPLRYQLMLLFLFFGIVPSLGLGLLVNWTVERIIERQVEDHTMQLIGKVNEALDTKMENLQNMTYLIGFNPDIGEFWQGRTLADGHTGTGAQSVAQEKQQEERAQDTLYGMKQFLQGFTTLYPEIAGILIVNEHGDYISNEMYARSTRSLTQEDWYKQAAQHAGIFTVLGQPSHRNVTTHVQYKDSEMVSVVRSVTDSETGRVLGVIMIDLKLRAVSQAARDVTLGKTGYLMVADAKGRSVYMPDMPLIKRIPPEWFGAGDNGIFTREAGGRELLFMFRASEFTGWRTVGVFPAQESTLEVRQIQFYVVSFVFIVCLFGLTASLRLSRSIAQPIFRLMSYMRTAETGDLTVRQWSERGDEIGMLGRSFNRMLEQIRRLMSLSELRERQKRDAELRSLQEHIKPHFLYNTLDTIHWMARKNGADDVSDMVGALSRLFRLGLSKGDDFISLRSEIEHISSYMQIQQTRYRDRLRWELSVPEELGELLVLKLMLQPVVENAIYHGIKARRGPGTIGVEARIEGDKLLLTVRDNGAGMTVERLRELRHLLEAPLYSMEGQQKPSGASVNANGRSYGMLNVQARIRLSFGEEYGIVLDSEEGAGTCVTIIHPLLRDIAQLKKPHDKGADQDDEITHHRHLDNDESDGQEHNGSDDDDGKTLSGADRR comes from the coding sequence ATGATTATTATGCGAAATGATGATCAACGGAGATGGAAGCGTATACGCGCATGGTCGGATCAAAGGATGCAGCGTTTGCGCTTGCGCAATATGCCTTTGCGGTATCAGCTTATGCTGTTATTCCTGTTCTTTGGCATCGTACCGTCACTGGGATTGGGCCTGCTGGTCAACTGGACGGTGGAACGGATTATTGAGCGGCAGGTGGAAGACCATACGATGCAGCTCATTGGCAAGGTAAATGAGGCATTGGATACCAAAATGGAAAATTTGCAGAACATGACGTATTTGATTGGCTTTAACCCGGATATCGGGGAGTTCTGGCAAGGACGGACGCTCGCTGACGGTCATACGGGTACAGGAGCGCAGTCGGTTGCGCAGGAGAAACAACAGGAGGAACGGGCACAGGATACGCTGTATGGGATGAAGCAATTTTTACAGGGCTTTACCACGTTATATCCCGAGATTGCAGGTATTCTGATCGTGAACGAACACGGTGACTATATTAGTAACGAAATGTATGCTCGAAGCACGCGCAGCCTGACTCAAGAAGACTGGTATAAACAGGCGGCGCAGCATGCAGGTATTTTTACCGTACTGGGACAGCCGAGCCATCGTAATGTGACGACTCATGTTCAGTACAAGGATAGTGAAATGGTGTCTGTCGTCCGGTCGGTGACGGATTCGGAGACTGGACGTGTGCTGGGCGTGATTATGATTGATCTCAAGCTACGGGCCGTGTCGCAGGCTGCCAGAGATGTAACCCTGGGCAAAACCGGGTATTTAATGGTGGCAGATGCCAAGGGACGCAGCGTGTATATGCCCGATATGCCGCTGATCAAGCGTATTCCCCCGGAATGGTTTGGTGCAGGTGACAACGGGATATTTACTCGTGAAGCTGGAGGAAGGGAATTGTTGTTCATGTTCCGGGCTTCCGAGTTTACGGGCTGGAGAACGGTGGGGGTATTCCCGGCGCAGGAATCAACACTGGAGGTACGACAAATTCAATTCTACGTCGTCTCCTTTGTCTTCATTGTATGTCTGTTCGGACTGACGGCATCTTTAAGGTTGTCGCGTTCGATTGCGCAGCCGATTTTCCGGCTGATGTCCTATATGCGGACAGCAGAAACGGGGGATCTTACGGTTCGCCAATGGAGTGAGCGTGGGGATGAAATCGGGATGCTCGGCAGGAGCTTCAACCGGATGCTGGAGCAAATTCGCCGTTTGATGTCGCTTAGCGAGCTAAGGGAGCGGCAGAAGCGGGATGCCGAGCTACGCAGCCTTCAGGAGCATATCAAGCCTCACTTTTTATACAATACTTTGGACACGATTCATTGGATGGCTCGTAAAAACGGGGCAGATGATGTGTCCGACATGGTAGGGGCGCTATCCAGATTGTTTCGCCTCGGGCTGAGTAAGGGGGATGACTTTATTTCGCTACGCAGCGAAATTGAGCATATATCGAGCTATATGCAAATTCAGCAAACCCGGTATCGGGACAGACTTCGCTGGGAATTAAGCGTACCCGAGGAATTAGGGGAGCTGCTCGTGTTAAAGCTCATGCTTCAACCTGTGGTGGAAAACGCTATTTACCACGGCATTAAGGCTAGACGCGGACCCGGCACGATTGGTGTCGAGGCGCGGATTGAGGGAGATAAGCTGCTACTGACGGTACGTGATAATGGTGCAGGGATGACGGTGGAACGGTTGCGGGAGCTGCGGCATTTGCTGGAAGCACCGCTGTACTCGATGGAAGGACAACAGAAGCCAAGTGGAGCCAGTGTGAATGCGAACGGCAGGAGCTATGGCATGCTGAATGTACAGGCGCGTATACGTCTATCTTTTGGTGAGGAATATGGAATTGTATTGGACAGTGAAGAAGGGGCAGGTACCTGCGTTACGATCATTCATCCGTTGCTGCGGGATATAGCACAATTGAAGAAGCCTCATGATAAAGGAGCGGATCAGGATGACGAAATCACACACCACCGGCACCTCGACAACGACGAGTCTGACGGACAAGAACATAACGGAAGTGACGACGATGACGGCAAAACGTTATCAGGTGCTGATCGCAGATGA
- a CDS encoding substrate-binding domain-containing protein yields MKKTLLVYILLIAAFALYVFRYEQSGPLKGTWEEKGLRGSIGETYIMITFQSGLEYWKSGLKGFEDAGDALGVTVEYRGATRYDAQEQTTVIEQAIARKPAGIAISAIDPHSLIPAINKALDAGIPVVLFDAGAPGSRAYSFLGTDNYKAGVTAADKMAELLGREGEVAVLTLPGQQNHEERSRGFRDTIQRQYPAMKVVEVADGRGDAMISRNESLRLMKAYPKLAGIFVTEATGGTGVGEAVLSQKSRRPLKIISFDTNKATLDMIRGGTISATIAQGTWNMGYWSLQYLFHLHHHLTIPAPSSSGDNAPLPVRVDTGISVVTRANVDDYYAK; encoded by the coding sequence GTGAAAAAAACGCTGCTGGTATATATTCTGCTGATTGCGGCTTTTGCGCTCTATGTGTTCAGGTACGAACAATCCGGGCCATTGAAGGGCACTTGGGAGGAAAAAGGACTGCGCGGCAGCATCGGAGAAACGTATATCATGATTACGTTCCAGTCCGGTTTGGAGTATTGGAAAAGCGGGCTAAAGGGCTTTGAGGATGCTGGGGATGCGTTGGGTGTGACCGTCGAGTATCGGGGGGCTACCCGTTATGATGCGCAGGAGCAGACGACCGTGATCGAGCAGGCGATTGCCCGGAAGCCCGCAGGGATTGCGATTTCCGCGATTGATCCACACTCGCTGATCCCGGCGATCAACAAGGCACTGGACGCGGGCATTCCTGTGGTGCTGTTTGATGCAGGGGCGCCGGGCAGCCGGGCTTATTCTTTTTTGGGAACGGACAATTACAAGGCGGGCGTGACCGCTGCGGACAAAATGGCAGAGCTGCTGGGACGGGAAGGCGAAGTCGCTGTTCTGACGTTACCCGGTCAGCAAAATCACGAGGAGCGTTCCCGTGGCTTTCGTGACACCATTCAGCGGCAGTATCCTGCTATGAAGGTGGTGGAAGTGGCAGATGGACGCGGAGATGCGATGATATCCCGGAATGAGTCGCTACGGCTGATGAAGGCGTATCCGAAGCTGGCGGGGATTTTTGTGACCGAGGCGACGGGAGGAACAGGTGTCGGTGAGGCGGTATTGAGCCAAAAGAGCCGTCGTCCGCTGAAAATCATTTCTTTTGATACGAATAAAGCGACTCTGGATATGATCCGTGGAGGGACGATCTCGGCAACCATTGCTCAGGGAACGTGGAATATGGGCTATTGGTCGCTTCAATACCTGTTCCATCTGCACCATCATTTGACGATTCCTGCTCCTTCCTCCTCCGGTGACAACGCCCCGCTGCCCGTACGGGTGGACACAGGAATATCCGTCGTCACACGGGCGAATGTAGATGATTATTATGCGAAATGA
- a CDS encoding response regulator yields the protein MTKSHTTGTSTTTSLTDKNITEVTTMTAKRYQVLIADDEPIIREGIRDCVDWTALGMEVAGEAEDGEEALELAVQLGIDILLVDMNMPFMDGIELIRRLREERPECRCLIISGHDEFAYAQEAVRLGVEDYILKPVDAEQLHAALSRLGGRLDEERKRAAYVEQAAGQIERNIPLLRQRFCLEWLEGQNTGKDVMEQLAFLRLPSRSPVQIGVVRWPAAEARQTIMRENDRQLFLFAAENIIGELLEGLPHVLFRDANGLIGMCLWQEAPEAIGATMEQAIGRYLNIAVHTHVERNAQGLEGAVDAFQVCRDRVYGESQLSPLVRRARQLIQEGFADREMTLESLASRLQVSAVYLSRVLKKELNDSFVTLVTRARIRKAVQLLDSTTLSIYDIAERTGYDSQHYFSTAFKKTMGVSPVQYRKGGGMAVIASDQE from the coding sequence ATGACGAAATCACACACCACCGGCACCTCGACAACGACGAGTCTGACGGACAAGAACATAACGGAAGTGACGACGATGACGGCAAAACGTTATCAGGTGCTGATCGCAGATGATGAGCCGATCATTCGTGAGGGCATACGAGATTGCGTAGACTGGACGGCTCTCGGCATGGAGGTTGCGGGTGAGGCGGAGGATGGCGAAGAAGCGCTGGAGCTGGCGGTACAGCTTGGCATCGACATCTTGCTGGTCGATATGAATATGCCGTTCATGGACGGCATTGAGCTGATCCGACGACTGCGGGAAGAACGCCCGGAATGTCGGTGTCTGATCATTTCCGGTCATGATGAATTTGCGTATGCGCAGGAGGCCGTCCGACTTGGCGTGGAGGATTATATATTGAAGCCGGTCGATGCGGAGCAGCTTCACGCTGCGTTGTCGCGGCTCGGTGGGCGGCTGGATGAAGAGCGTAAGCGTGCCGCCTATGTAGAACAGGCCGCCGGGCAGATTGAGCGGAATATTCCGCTGCTGCGCCAGCGCTTTTGTCTGGAATGGCTGGAAGGGCAGAACACGGGAAAGGACGTGATGGAGCAACTGGCGTTTTTACGTCTTCCATCCCGTTCACCCGTTCAGATCGGCGTAGTGCGGTGGCCTGCGGCAGAGGCACGACAGACAATTATGCGCGAGAATGATCGCCAACTGTTTCTTTTTGCCGCTGAAAATATCATTGGCGAGCTGCTGGAGGGCCTGCCGCATGTGTTGTTCCGCGATGCAAACGGGCTGATCGGCATGTGCTTGTGGCAGGAGGCACCCGAAGCCATCGGCGCAACGATGGAGCAGGCTATCGGACGTTACCTGAACATAGCGGTTCATACACATGTGGAGCGAAATGCCCAGGGGCTGGAAGGTGCGGTTGATGCGTTTCAAGTGTGCCGTGATCGTGTGTACGGCGAATCGCAGCTGTCTCCACTCGTACGCCGGGCACGGCAGCTTATTCAGGAAGGCTTCGCAGACCGGGAGATGACACTGGAATCTCTCGCCTCGCGTTTACAGGTATCCGCCGTATATCTCAGCCGTGTGCTCAAAAAAGAGCTAAACGATAGCTTCGTGACCCTCGTCACACGCGCTCGTATCCGCAAGGCGGTGCAACTGCTGGATTCTACGACGTTGTCTATCTATGATATAGCAGAACGTACGGGATACGACAGTCAGCACTATTTTAGCACCGCTTTTAAAAAGACCATGGGTGTTTCCCCTGTTCAGTATCGCAAAGGCGGTGGAATGGCTGTGATCGCGTCGGATCAGGAGTGA
- a CDS encoding aspartyl-phosphate phosphatase Spo0E family protein, which yields MNRDETLTLIQQMEHARQHLHELYEEYGFGHACVLEQSMLLDELINQYNRMFQTKKQSHYVLGQIIGNDDAIFSPSLHSFYAEL from the coding sequence ATGAACAGGGATGAAACGTTAACGTTAATTCAACAAATGGAACACGCCAGACAACACTTGCATGAGCTTTACGAAGAGTATGGCTTCGGACACGCTTGTGTACTTGAGCAGTCTATGCTTTTGGATGAACTGATTAATCAGTACAACCGTATGTTTCAGACCAAGAAGCAATCTCACTATGTTTTGGGTCAAATCATTGGCAACGACGATGCTATATTCAGTCCATCCCTCCATTCCTTTTATGCAGAACTGTGA
- a CDS encoding acyltransferase, with product MSKPRIAEWTELRGLAYLAVVLQHCIGEYIYRSDIQQPDSVMLAMLYHLTRFGTPTFVFLSAALLFYNGNKSISYSRYIGRRFRDIYVPFLCWTVVYWLSTQNWSTAQWGNIYFYKGMLEEMIIPVSGYHLWFVVMIFQFYILFPLFAKAAGQVQTFLRRYSTKKRKHLVLIVMLIAAAAYALLLQWSYYDMSAWSTHLPSFWQALLDYRTYNFIMYFFYFMLGAVCAYMTDTWRGLAKQTLPWNVFVFIGLFMLMGHTMLILSGDTINLNISTYLKPSTFVLIVSQLLLLYGLLLHLQKDQRSEPFRRMLNWIGRYSFGGYLAHALVLSFISYFTRPLSLGDHHFTATLLTFVVVASVSLGISWLFAHLPGGHWIVGSKGKQRLTWPFRLQPLSSKRTSKGTQEVGS from the coding sequence ATGAGCAAGCCGCGTATCGCGGAGTGGACAGAACTGCGGGGTCTTGCCTACCTCGCTGTCGTGCTTCAGCATTGCATTGGTGAATATATTTACCGCAGCGATATCCAGCAGCCGGATTCCGTTATGCTCGCAATGCTGTATCATTTGACTCGCTTTGGCACACCGACGTTCGTTTTCCTGTCTGCGGCGCTGCTTTTTTATAACGGTAACAAATCGATTAGCTATTCCCGTTACATTGGCAGGCGGTTTCGGGATATTTATGTTCCTTTTCTCTGCTGGACGGTTGTGTATTGGCTATCTACTCAGAACTGGTCTACGGCGCAGTGGGGAAATATTTATTTTTACAAGGGCATGTTGGAGGAAATGATTATACCTGTCAGCGGATATCATCTATGGTTTGTAGTGATGATTTTTCAGTTTTATATTTTGTTTCCCTTATTTGCAAAAGCAGCCGGGCAGGTACAAACGTTCCTCCGTCGCTACAGCACCAAAAAACGCAAACACCTCGTTCTGATTGTAATGCTGATAGCAGCGGCGGCCTATGCTCTGCTCTTGCAATGGTCCTACTATGACATGTCTGCATGGAGCACCCATTTGCCGTCCTTTTGGCAGGCCTTGTTAGATTACCGCACCTATAACTTTATTATGTATTTTTTCTATTTTATGTTGGGCGCCGTATGTGCCTATATGACGGACACGTGGCGGGGACTGGCTAAGCAGACGTTGCCGTGGAATGTATTTGTCTTTATTGGTCTGTTCATGCTCATGGGTCACACGATGCTGATCCTGTCAGGCGATACGATTAATCTGAACATTTCCACCTATCTCAAGCCAAGTACCTTTGTGCTGATTGTCTCACAGTTGCTTTTGTTATATGGACTGCTGCTCCATTTGCAAAAAGACCAGCGCTCCGAGCCGTTCCGCCGCATGCTGAACTGGATCGGACGTTATTCCTTCGGCGGGTATCTGGCCCATGCGCTAGTGCTGTCCTTCATATCCTACTTTACCCGCCCGCTTTCACTGGGCGATCATCATTTTACGGCGACGCTGCTTACGTTTGTCGTCGTGGCAAGTGTTTCTCTCGGCATTAGCTGGCTGTTCGCCCATCTGCCGGGAGGCCACTGGATTGTCGGCTCGAAAGGCAAACAGCGCTTGACCTGGCCGTTTCGGCTCCAGCCGCTTTCCTCCAAGCGAACTTCCAAAGGCACGCAGGAGGTTGGCTCATAG